In Methanofollis sp., a single window of DNA contains:
- a CDS encoding LSM domain-containing protein — protein MTKRPLEILDQVLNGQPVIISLKGGREIRGVLQGYDVHLNLVLDRAEEEIEGKVEKRGTLIVRGDNVIYISPSVE, from the coding sequence ATGACAAAAAGACCACTAGAGATTCTGGATCAGGTGCTCAACGGCCAGCCTGTTATCATTTCTCTGAAAGGCGGGCGTGAGATCCGCGGAGTCCTGCAGGGTTACGACGTCCATTTAAACCTCGTCCTCGATCGGGCCGAAGAAGAGATCGAAGGCAAGGTGGAGAAACGCGGTACGTTGATCGTACGCGGGGACAATGTGATCTATATATCTCCCTCTGTTGAATAA